The following is a genomic window from Pseudomonas lurida.
TTCCAGAACCGTGGCTACACCGTGCACTGGCTGGGCACACCGCGTGGCATCGAAAACGAATTGGTGCCGAACGCCGGCTTGTCGCTGCATTTGATCAACGTCACCGGCCTGCGTGGCAAGGGCAAGTTGTCCCTGCTCAAGGCACCGTTCGTGTTGCTCAAGGCGGTGTGGCAAGCGCGCAAGCTCATGCGTGAATTGAAACCGGTGTGCGTGCTCGGCTTTGGCGGTTACGTGACCGGCCCGGGTGGTGTCGCCGCCAGGCTTGCCGGCGTGCCGGTGATCGTGCACGAGCAGAACGCCGTTGCCGGTACCGCTAACCGCCTGCTGGTGCCCTTGGCGGCGCGGGTGTGTGAAGCGTTCCCGAATACCTTCAGTGCGTCGCACAAGCGCCGTACCACCGGCAACCCGGTGCGCACCGAACTGTTCATGGACATCGCCCGCCAGGCGCTGGTCGGGCGCAAGGCACACCTGCTGATCCTGGGCGGAAGCCTGGGCGCCGAGCCGCTGAATAAATTGCTGCCGCAAGCGCTGGCGCAACTCCCTGTGGAATTGCGTCCGGAGATCTTCCACCAGGCTGGCAAGAATCACGATGAAGTCACCGCCACTCGCTATCGCGAAGCCGGTATAGAGGCAAACGTACAGCCCTTCATCAAAGACATGGCCCACGCCTATGGCTGGGCCGACCTGGTGGTCTGTCGCGCTGGTGCGTTGACCGTCAGTGAACTGGCTGCCGCCGGTCTGCCGTCCTTGCTGGTGCCCTTGCCCCATGCGATCGACGATCACCAGACCCGCAACGCCGAATATTTGGCCGGGGAGGGCGCTGCCTTCCTGCTGCCGCAAAGAACGACTGGCGCCGCCGATTTGGCCGCACGCCTGACCGAGGTTTTGATGCAACCGGAACGACTCAACAGCATGGCGAGCACCGCAAGCCGCTTGGCCAAACCTGACGCAACCCGCACCGTGGTCGATATCTGCCTGGAGGTGGCCCATGGTTGAGAATCAGAAAGCCATGCCGCAACCGGAAATGCGCCGTATCCGTCGCATCCACTTCGTCGGTATCGGCGGCGTGGGCATGTGCGGCATCGCCGAAGTGTTGCTGAACCTGGGCTACCAGGTGTCCGGCTCCGACTTGAAAGAGTCGCCGGTCACTGATCGCCTGAAGTCCTTCGGCGCACAGATCTTTATCGGCCACCGCGCCGAGAACGCCGCCGAGGCTGACGTGCTGGTCGTCTCCAGTGCCGTGAACACCTCCAACCCGGAAGTGGCCACCGCCCTCGAGCGCCGCATTCCCGTGGTGCCACGCGCCGAGATGCTGGCTGAGCTGATGCGTTACCGCCACGGCATCGCCGTCGCCGGTACCCATGGCAAAACCACCACCACCAGCCTGATCGCCTCGGTGTTCGCCGCCGGTGGCCTGGACCCGACGTTCGTCATCGGTGGCCGCCTGAATGCAGCCGGCACCAATGCCCAGCTCGGCACCAGCCGCTACCTGATCGCCGAAGCCGATGAAAGCGATGCCAGCTTCCTGCACCTGCAGCCGCTGGTGGCCGTGGTCACCAACATCGACGCCGACCACATGGCGACCTACGACGGTGACTTCAACAAGTTGAAGAAAACCTTCGTCGAGTTCCTGCACAACCTGCCGTTCTACGGTCTGGCCGTGGTGTGCCTGGACGATCCGGTGGTGCGTGAAATCCTGCCGCTGGTCAAGCGTCCTACCGTGACCTACGGCTTCAGCGAAGACGCCGATGTGCGTGCGATCAATGTGCGCCAGGAAGGCATGCAGACCTTCTTCACGGTACTGCGCCCGGATCGCGAGCCACTGGATGTGTCGGTGAACATGCCGGGCAACCACAACGTACTCAATTCCCTCGCGACCATCTGCATTGCCACCGATGAGGGCGTCAGCGACGAAGCCATCGTCGAAGGCCTGTCGCGCTTTGCCGGCGTGGGCCGTCGCTTCCAGGTCTACGGCCAGTTGCCGGTAGAAGGCGGTGACGTAATGCTGGTGGACGACTACGGTCACCACCCGACCGAAGTCGCCGCCGTGATCAAGGCCGTGCGCGGTGGCTGGCCGGAGCGCCGCCTGGTGATGGTCTACCAGCCGCACCGCTACAGCCGTACCCGCGACCTGTACGACGACTTCGTCAATGTACTCGCCGATGCCAACGTGCTGCTGTTGATGGAAGTCTACCCGGCCGGTGAAGAACCGATCCCGGGCGCCGACAGCCGCAAGCTGTGCAACAGCATCCGTCAGCGTGGGCAGTTGGACCCGATCTACATCGAGCGTGGTGTGGACCTTGCGCCGATCGTCAAGCCACTGCTGCGTGCCGGCGACATCCTGCTGTGCCAGGGCGCCGGTGATATCGGCGGCCTTGCGCCGAAATTGCTCGCGAGCCCGCTGTTCGCTGCCGTGCAGGGGAAGTCGAAATGACCACGAATTACGACGCCCTGTTCTCCACCCTCACGCCTGCCGACTTCGGCCGTGTGGCGGTACTGTTCGGCGGCAAGAGCGCCGAGCGTGAAGTGTCGCTCAAGTCCGGCAATGCTGTGCTCCAAGCCCTGCAAAGCGCCGGTGTGAACGCGTTCGGCATCGACGTCGGTGATGATTTCCTCGCCCGCCTGCAGGCTGAGAAGATCGACCGCGCCTTCATCATCCTGCATGGCCGTGGCGGTGAAGACGGCAGCATGCAAGGCCTGTTGGAGTGCGCTGGCATCCCTTACACCGGCAGCGGCATTCTCGCCTCGGCACTGGCGATGGACAAGTTGCGCACCAAGCAGGTATGGCACAGCCTGGGTATTCCAACCCCGCGTCACAGTGTGCTGTGCAGCGAAGACGATTGTATTTCTGCAGCCAAGGAACTGGGCCTGCCTTTGATCGTCAAACCAGCCCATGAAGGCTCCAGTATCGGCATGGCCAAAGTGAACTCGGCCGCCGAATTGATCGACGCATGGAAAGCGGCAAGTACCTACGATTCGCAAGTGTTGGTGGAACAGTGGATCCAGGGTCCCGAGTACACCATCGCCACCCTGCGTGGCCAGGTTTTACCGCCTATCGCATTGGGCACGCCCCACACCTTCTACGACTACGACGCTAAATACCTGGCTTCCGATACCCAGTACCGGATCCCATGTGGCCTGGACGCAACCAAGGAAAAAGAATTGATGGACCTCACGGCGAAAGCCTGTGAGGCGCTGGGTATCGCCGGTTGGGCGCGGGCAGACGTGATGCAGGATGACCAAGGGAATTTCTGGTTCCTGGAAGTCAACACCGCTCCCGGCATGACCGACCACAGCCTGGTACCTATGGCCGCCCGTGCCGCCGGCCTGGATTTCCAGCAGTTGGTGCTGGCGATCCTGGCCGCAAGCATCGAGCCTCGAGGCTAAGCACATGAACGGCGCATCGCTTCGTCATCAGCCCCCACAAGCACCCGGCCGCAAGCCGGTGCCACGGGGTGCCAGCCGAATGGTGGCTAAAGAGCCGATGTCGGCGCGCCTGCCGAAAGCCAATTTTGGTTTCCTCAAGGCGTTGTTCTGGCCTGTGCTGCTGGTGGTGTTGGGCTTCGGAACCTACGAGGGCGCCCAGCGTCTGTTGCCGTATGCCGACCGGCCGATCACCAAGATCAGCGTGCAGGGCGACTTGAGCTACATCAGCCAGCAAGCGGTACAGCAGCGCATTGGCCCATACCTGGCGGCGAGCTTCTTCACCATCGACCTGGCCGGTATGCGCGCGGAGCTGGAGCAGATGCCGTGGATCGCCCACGCCGAAGTCCGCCGCGTATGGCCGGACCAGGTGACGATCCGCCTGGAAGAGCAACTGCCCGTGGCCCGTTGGGGTGACGAAGCATTGCTGAACAACCAGGGCCAGGCATTCACCCCGCGTGAGCTGGCCAACTACGAGCACCTGCCGCAGCTGTTCGGGCCGCAGCGGGCGCAGCAGCAAGTGATGCAGCAGTACCAGGCCTTGAGCCAGATGCTGCGGCCACTGGGCTTCTCCATTGCACGCCTGGAACTGCGTGAACGGGGCAGCTGGTTTTTGACGACCGGGGCAGGCAGTTCCGGCCCGGGCATCCAGTTGTTGCTGGGACGCGACCGCTTGGTGGAAAAGATGCGCCGTTTCATTGCCATCTATGACAAGACCTTGAAAGAACAGATTACGAACATTGCGAGCGTCGACCTGCGTTACGCCAACGGCCTTGCCGTCGGCTGGCGTGAACCGGCTGCGCCCACGGCAGCGCAACCCGCTGTCGCGAAGAATTAAGAAGAGGCAGGACCCATGGCAAACGTGCAAAGCGGCAAAATGATCGTCGGTCTCGATATCGGCACCTCCAAGGTGGTGGCGCTGGTGGGCGAGGTCGGGGAAGACGGCACGATCGAAATCGTCGGTATTGGCACGCATCCGTCCCGGGGCCTGAAGAAGGGCGTGGTGGTGAACATCGAGTCCACCGTGCAATCGATCCAGCGCGCCATTGAAGAGGCGCAGCTGATGGCCGGTTGCCGGATCCACTCGGCGTTCGTCGGCGTGGCCGGCAACCATATCCGCAGCCTGAACTCCCACGGCATCGTGGCGATCCGCGACCGCGAAGTCAGCTCGGCCGACCTTGAGCGCGTCCTCGACGCAGCCCAGGCCGTGGCGATCCCGGCTGACCAGCGCGTGCTGCACACCCTGCCGCAGGACTACGTGATCGATAACCAGGAAGGCGTCCGCGAGCCCCTGGGCATGTCGGGCGTGCGTCTGGAAGCCAAGGTCCACGTGGTGACCTGCGCCGTCAATGCCGCACAAAACATTGAAAAATGCGTGCGCCGCTGCGGCCTGGAAATCGACGACATCATTCTTGAGCAACTGGCTTCGGCCTACTCGGTACTGACCGACGACGAAAAAGAACTGGGCGTGTGCCTGGTCGACATCGGCGGCGGCACCACGGACATCGCGATCTTCACCGAGGGTGCGATCCGTCACACCGCTGTGATCCCGATTGCCGGTGACCAGGTGACCAACGACATCGCCATGGCGCTGCGTACACCGACCCAGTACGCCGAAGAAATCAAGATCCGCTACGCCTGCGCCCTGGCCAAGCTGGCCGGCGCCGGCGAGACCATCAAGGTGCCAAGCGTGGGCGACCGTCCACCGCGCGAACTGTCGCGCCAGGCCCTGGCCGAAGTGGTCGAGCCGCGCTACGACGAACTGTTCACCCTGATCCAGGCTGAACTGCGTCGCAGCGGCTACGAAGATTTGATCCCGGCCGGCATCGTGCTGACCGGTGGCACCTCGAAGATGGAAGGCGCGGTCGAACTGGCCGAGGAAATCTTCCACATGCCGGTACGCCTGGGTGTTCCCCATGGCGTCAAAGGCCTGGGCGACGTGGTGCGCAACCCGATTTATTCCACCGGTGTGGGCTTGCTGTTGTACGGGCTGCAAAAGCAGACCGACGGCATTTCCCTGTCGGGCCCGAGCAACCGTGACAGCTACCGCAGCGACGACGAGGCCAAAGCGCCGTTGTTCGAGCGCTTGCAGGCTTGGGTTAAAGGCAATTTCTAAAGATTTACCGCAACACCGTTTCAAGCAGTAGGCGAAAAAACTAGAGAAAACGAAAGGAGAGGGAACATGTTCGAACTCGTAGACAACATCCCCGCAAGCCCGGTCATCAAAGTGATCGGTGTCGGCGGTGGCGGCGGCAACGCTGTCAACCACATGGTCAAGAGCAACATTGAAGGCGTTGAATTCATCTGCGCCAACACTGATGCCCAGGCGCTGAAAAGCATCGGCGCGCGGACCATCCTGCAATTGGGCACTGCCGTGACCAAGGGCCTCGGCGCTGGCGCCAACCCGGAAGTCGGCCGTCAAGCCGCGCTGGAAGACCGCGAGCGTATTGCCGAAGTGCTGCAAGGCACTAACATGGTGTTCATCACCACTGGCATGGGCGGTGGTACCGGTACCGGTGCTGCGCCGATCATTGCCGAAGTGGCCAAGGAAATGGGCATTCTGACGGTTGCTGTCGTGACCCGTCCGTTCCCGTTCGAAGGTCGCAAGCGCATGCAGATCGCCGACGAAGGCATCCGTCTGCTGTCTGAAAGCGTCGACTCGTTGATCACCATCCCTAACGAGAAGCTGCTGACCATCCTGGGCAAGGACGCAAGCCTGCTGTCCGCGTTCGCCAAGGCCGACGATGTACTGGCCGGTGCCGTTCGCGGTATCTCCGACATCATCAAGCGCCCAGGCATGATCAACGTCGACTTTGCCGACGTACGTACCGTCATGAGCGAAATGGGCATGGCAATGATGGGCACTGGCTGCGCCAGCGGTCCGAACCGTGCACGCGAAGCCACTGAAGCGGCTATCCGCAACCCGTTGCTGGAAGACGTGAACCTGCAAGGCGCACGTGGCATCCTGGTGAACATCACCGCCGGTCCTGACCTGTCCCTGGGTGAGTACTCCGACGTGGGTAGCATCATCGAAGCCTTCGCTTCCGAGCACGCCATGGTCAAAGTCGGTACCGTTATCGACCCGGACATGCGCGACGAACTGCACGTGACGGTCGTGGCTACCGGCCTGGGCGCAAAAATCGAGAAGCCTGTGAAGGTCATCGACAATACCGTTCATACCAGCCACGCCAGCCAGCAAGCTGCCGCTCCAGCGCCTGCGCGCCAGGAACTGCCGTCTGTGAACTACCGTGACCTGGACCGTCCGACCGTGATGCGCAACCAGGCTCAGGCCGGTGCTGCGGCGTCCCGTAGCCCGAATCCGCAAGATGATCTGGACTACTTGGACATCCCGGCATTCCTGCGTCGTCAGGCCGATTAATGGAATGTATCAGGGCTATGAAGGTGATTGGTGTTCAGCAAAGGTCTGGTCTGCTATTATCGCCAGCCTTTGTTGATACCAGTTCGCAATTTGCGCTGAAGCGGTCCAAGCCATGATTAAACAACGCACTCTGAAGAATATTATTCGTGCCACAGGTGTAGGTCTGCACTCCGGGGAGAAGGTATACCTGACCCTCAAGCCTGCACCTGTCGACAC
Proteins encoded in this region:
- the ftsZ gene encoding cell division protein FtsZ; the protein is MFELVDNIPASPVIKVIGVGGGGGNAVNHMVKSNIEGVEFICANTDAQALKSIGARTILQLGTAVTKGLGAGANPEVGRQAALEDRERIAEVLQGTNMVFITTGMGGGTGTGAAPIIAEVAKEMGILTVAVVTRPFPFEGRKRMQIADEGIRLLSESVDSLITIPNEKLLTILGKDASLLSAFAKADDVLAGAVRGISDIIKRPGMINVDFADVRTVMSEMGMAMMGTGCASGPNRAREATEAAIRNPLLEDVNLQGARGILVNITAGPDLSLGEYSDVGSIIEAFASEHAMVKVGTVIDPDMRDELHVTVVATGLGAKIEKPVKVIDNTVHTSHASQQAAAPAPARQELPSVNYRDLDRPTVMRNQAQAGAAASRSPNPQDDLDYLDIPAFLRRQAD
- a CDS encoding cell division protein FtsQ/DivIB, which produces MNGASLRHQPPQAPGRKPVPRGASRMVAKEPMSARLPKANFGFLKALFWPVLLVVLGFGTYEGAQRLLPYADRPITKISVQGDLSYISQQAVQQRIGPYLAASFFTIDLAGMRAELEQMPWIAHAEVRRVWPDQVTIRLEEQLPVARWGDEALLNNQGQAFTPRELANYEHLPQLFGPQRAQQQVMQQYQALSQMLRPLGFSIARLELRERGSWFLTTGAGSSGPGIQLLLGRDRLVEKMRRFIAIYDKTLKEQITNIASVDLRYANGLAVGWREPAAPTAAQPAVAKN
- the murC gene encoding UDP-N-acetylmuramate--L-alanine ligase — translated: MVENQKAMPQPEMRRIRRIHFVGIGGVGMCGIAEVLLNLGYQVSGSDLKESPVTDRLKSFGAQIFIGHRAENAAEADVLVVSSAVNTSNPEVATALERRIPVVPRAEMLAELMRYRHGIAVAGTHGKTTTTSLIASVFAAGGLDPTFVIGGRLNAAGTNAQLGTSRYLIAEADESDASFLHLQPLVAVVTNIDADHMATYDGDFNKLKKTFVEFLHNLPFYGLAVVCLDDPVVREILPLVKRPTVTYGFSEDADVRAINVRQEGMQTFFTVLRPDREPLDVSVNMPGNHNVLNSLATICIATDEGVSDEAIVEGLSRFAGVGRRFQVYGQLPVEGGDVMLVDDYGHHPTEVAAVIKAVRGGWPERRLVMVYQPHRYSRTRDLYDDFVNVLADANVLLLMEVYPAGEEPIPGADSRKLCNSIRQRGQLDPIYIERGVDLAPIVKPLLRAGDILLCQGAGDIGGLAPKLLASPLFAAVQGKSK
- the murG gene encoding undecaprenyldiphospho-muramoylpentapeptide beta-N-acetylglucosaminyltransferase, which gives rise to MGANVLIMAGGTGGHVFPALACAREFQNRGYTVHWLGTPRGIENELVPNAGLSLHLINVTGLRGKGKLSLLKAPFVLLKAVWQARKLMRELKPVCVLGFGGYVTGPGGVAARLAGVPVIVHEQNAVAGTANRLLVPLAARVCEAFPNTFSASHKRRTTGNPVRTELFMDIARQALVGRKAHLLILGGSLGAEPLNKLLPQALAQLPVELRPEIFHQAGKNHDEVTATRYREAGIEANVQPFIKDMAHAYGWADLVVCRAGALTVSELAAAGLPSLLVPLPHAIDDHQTRNAEYLAGEGAAFLLPQRTTGAADLAARLTEVLMQPERLNSMASTASRLAKPDATRTVVDICLEVAHG
- a CDS encoding D-alanine--D-alanine ligase yields the protein MTTNYDALFSTLTPADFGRVAVLFGGKSAEREVSLKSGNAVLQALQSAGVNAFGIDVGDDFLARLQAEKIDRAFIILHGRGGEDGSMQGLLECAGIPYTGSGILASALAMDKLRTKQVWHSLGIPTPRHSVLCSEDDCISAAKELGLPLIVKPAHEGSSIGMAKVNSAAELIDAWKAASTYDSQVLVEQWIQGPEYTIATLRGQVLPPIALGTPHTFYDYDAKYLASDTQYRIPCGLDATKEKELMDLTAKACEALGIAGWARADVMQDDQGNFWFLEVNTAPGMTDHSLVPMAARAAGLDFQQLVLAILAASIEPRG
- the ftsA gene encoding cell division protein FtsA, whose protein sequence is MANVQSGKMIVGLDIGTSKVVALVGEVGEDGTIEIVGIGTHPSRGLKKGVVVNIESTVQSIQRAIEEAQLMAGCRIHSAFVGVAGNHIRSLNSHGIVAIRDREVSSADLERVLDAAQAVAIPADQRVLHTLPQDYVIDNQEGVREPLGMSGVRLEAKVHVVTCAVNAAQNIEKCVRRCGLEIDDIILEQLASAYSVLTDDEKELGVCLVDIGGGTTDIAIFTEGAIRHTAVIPIAGDQVTNDIAMALRTPTQYAEEIKIRYACALAKLAGAGETIKVPSVGDRPPRELSRQALAEVVEPRYDELFTLIQAELRRSGYEDLIPAGIVLTGGTSKMEGAVELAEEIFHMPVRLGVPHGVKGLGDVVRNPIYSTGVGLLLYGLQKQTDGISLSGPSNRDSYRSDDEAKAPLFERLQAWVKGNF